Proteins from a genomic interval of Papaver somniferum cultivar HN1 chromosome 4, ASM357369v1, whole genome shotgun sequence:
- the LOC113272491 gene encoding uncharacterized protein LOC113272491 — MSSSRYNSKMSRRTRSSSSSTASPPPTLELTRRPIGIRNNDWFESSSMASVYESPSPSPVDQVSRNSISEPRNSVSRISEDMSNRRGSWETFSNSNVSFPIASESPPSPSPLRSTSSTEALLVSSSTSSFASSLISADKNQYGFHNNPELNQQMKTWVTSDKDDRFNEYASYRSSAKQEIVEEEEEEEEEEKKIIPLIRSSKGSTVSASSSSTNPFYESNPMLSSPMATDQKKVEVKFDDQKEAKYTGKEFSYDFFSAVWGRKVEVKPDFFSRIWNRKVEVKPKDRKEARSAEFNKIWKKKEDSIDARRLKEVDLARKFLSETEDKLEDKRLEAMAKLEKKLASAEKKAKRETEVTFAPAGLSFNKKVTFPDI, encoded by the exons ATGTCTTCAAGCAGGTATAACAGCAAAATGTCAAGAAGAACAAGATCATCATCAAGTAGTACTGCATCTCCTCCACCAACTCTTGAATTAACAAGAAGACCAATAGGTATTAGAAACAATGATTGGTTCGAATCATCATCAATGGCTTCCGTGTATGAATCTCCATCACCATCACCAGTTGATCAGGTTTCAAGAAACAGTATTTCAGAACCAAGAAACAGCGTTTCACGAATTTCTGAAGATATGTCCAATAGGAGAGGTAGTTGGGAAACATTTAGTAATAGTAATGTATCTTTTCCTATTGCGTCAGaatcaccaccttctccatcacctTTACGCAGCACATCATCAACAGAAGCGTTACTGGTATCTTCTTCTACCTCTTCTTTTGCTTCGTCGCTCATCTCTGCAGACAAGAATCAGTATGGGTTTCATAATAATCCAGAATTAAACCAGCAG ATGAAAACTTGGGTTACCAGTGATAAAGATGATCGCTTTAATGAATATGCATCATACAGAAGTAGTGCTAAACAAGAaatagtagaagaagaagaggaagaagaggaggaggagaaaaAGATCATTCCACTAATTAGGTCAAGTAAAGGTTCTACAG TTTCAGCCAGTAGTTCTTCTACCAATCCCTTTTACGAGTCGAATCCAATGTTGAGCTCTCCAATGGCAACAGATC AAAAAAAGGTTGAGGTGAAATTTGACGACCAGAAGGAAGCTAAATATACAGGGAAGGAATTCTCCTATGACTTCTTTTCTGCAGTCTGGGGAAGAAAGGTTGAGGTGAAACCTGACTTCTTTTCTCGAATCTGGAACAGAAAGGTTGAGGTGAAACCTAAAGACCGGAAGGAAGCTAGATCTGCTGAATTCAATAAAAT ttggaaaaagaaagaagattcaATAGATGCAAGGCGCTTGAAAGAGGTTGATTTAGCAAGAAAATTCCTGAGCGAAACTGAG GATAAGCTGGAGGATAAAAGACTCGAAGCCATGGCGAAATTAGAAAAGAAACTAGCCAGTGCAGAGAAAAAAGCCAAGAGAGAAACTGAGGTGACATTTGCTCCTGCAGGGTTGTCTTTTAATAAAAAAGTTACCTTTCCTGATATTTGA
- the LOC113273857 gene encoding spindle and kinetochore-associated protein 1 homolog: MDLKQAGSSLDSLISSFNTRILELQELVIGRNMYAATSISDLTAVDTAVKAMEFQMETIKNRLREEAQAIPKAKKLIDMSLRQQKKLEHMFAHMPSKLSQNLMIPTSNLNSQMQDTSTYNLPIGGLKLEEDQPAAVQPKEKKGRGSAPLWYVTAEELDSLSAYMKGRLTLDKVNAAINDMAAYAETNAQLISAPKKKLAENTWEKALELRDIAMTEAVKGKFFFVELDIKGPSLKLDNTGKSILTVLRHLGRINETRIGHHRVIILSKPQ; the protein is encoded by the exons ATGGATCTAAAACAAGCAGGTTCTTCACTTGATTCTCTCATATCCTCCTTCAATACACGAATCCTCGAGCTTCAAGAATTAGTTATTGGTCGCAACA tgTATGCTGCTACTAGTATATCAGATCTAACTGCAGTTGATACGGCAGTTAAAGCTATGGAATTTCAGATGGAAACTATCAAAAATCGATTGAGAGAAGAAGCTCAAGCAATTCCTAAAGCTaaa AAGCTGATTGATATGTCTCTGCGCCAACAAAAGAAATTAGAGCATATGTTTGCTCATATGCCCTCAAAATTATCCCAAAATCTCATGATTCCAACTTCGAATCTTAATAG CCAAATGCAAGACACGTCTACTTACAACCTTCCCATTGGGGGTTTGAAACTTGAGGAGGATCAGCCTGCTGCTGTACAGCCTAAg GAGAAAAAGGGCCGCGGCTCTGCACCACTATGGTATGTCACTGCTGAGGAGCTTGACTCATTATCAGC TTATATGAAGGGGAGACTCACGCTGGACAAAGTGAATGCAGCTATTAATGACATGGCTGCCTATGCAGAGACAAATGCTCAACTTATATCAGCTCCAAAGAAGAAG CTAGCGGAGAATACGTGGGAAAAGGCTCTT GAACTAAGGGATATTGCAATGACAGAAGCTGTGAAAGGAAAATTCTTCTTCGTGGAGTTAGACATAAAAGGACCTTCCCTGAAGCTTGACAATACTGGAAAATCGATTTTAACT GTTCTTCGTCATCTTGGTCGCATTAACGAGACTAGAATTGGGCATCATCGTGTTATCATCTTATCAAAGCCACAGTGA
- the LOC113272492 gene encoding uncharacterized protein LOC113272492 — MREASTTSLTHHLAKALIPQKCPVPAFECYDGSSDPAAHLRYYNRILARWEKNDAVLCRYFPSSLKVSTLSWFGNLPPNSIDSYIQLTERFLRTYMYNKAVNAGMDKLFSLAIAYKEAIREYTDKCHKICQSIGNVDPVVSINCYKWGLDRMSPLFVEIHGSVPNTEGDLRIIIEKHARLEKNQRENPRAQTQISHRTNSEQVSRSKRGNSAELPRGDSIGQIDDLRRDDRKFEDQVFTKLNTNHTRVLREIKDREGLEWPWSKGKQPPRTEKSRDYCDLKQYIQKADNEDRNKRSKQVQLPEGNQTVNTISCSEATGPSLTAQIGKRLSK, encoded by the exons ATGAGAGAAGCTAGCACCACATCTCTGACCCACCACCTGGCCAAAGCGCTCATCCCTCAAAAGTGTCCCGTCCCAGCATTTGAATGTTACGACGGATCTAGCGACCCTGCAGCTCATCTTCGGTACTATAATCGCATCTTAGCCCGATGGGAGAAAAACGATGCAGTCCTTTGCAGATACTTTCCTTCAAGTCTAAAGGTATCGACACTATCTTGGTTTGGCAACTTACCGCCAAATTCCATCGATTCTTACATCCAGCTCACTGAGAGATTCTTAAGaacgtacatgtacaacaaggctgtcaaCGCCGGGATGGACAAGCTCTTTTCGCTGGCAATAGCTTACAAGGAGGCGATCAGGGAATATACCGACAAGTGTCACAAGATTTGTCAATCTATAGGGAACGTAGATCCAGTGGTTAGCATCAATTGTTACAAGTGGGGTTTGGATAGAATGAGCCCTCTATTCGTTGAGATCCATGGAAGTGTGCCAAAcaccgaaggagatcttcgaatcaTCATCGAGAAGCATGCCCGTTTGGAAAAAAATCAGCGAGAAAATCCAAGGGCTCAAACGCAGATATCACATCGGACCAACTCAGAACAAGTCAGCAGATCCAAAAGGGGTAACTCGGCAGAACTTCCACGCGGAGATAGCATAGGACAAATAGATGATCTTCGGCGTGACGATCGGAAATTTGAAGACCAAGTCTTCACAAAATTGAATACCAACCACACTCGCGTCCTACGAGAAATCAAGGATCGAGAAGGTCTggaatggccttggtccaaagggAAGCAGCCCCCTAGAACCGAGAAATCaagagattact GCGACCTCAAGCAGTACATACAGAAGGCAGATAACGAAGATAGGAACAAACGAAGCAAGCAAGTTCAACTGCCAGAGGGAAACCAAACAGTCAACACCATCTCATGTTCCGAAGCTACAGGACCCTCGCTAACAGCACAGATAGGGAAAAGGTTAAGTAAATAA